One Cydia fagiglandana chromosome 11, ilCydFagi1.1, whole genome shotgun sequence genomic region harbors:
- the LOC134668880 gene encoding ribonucleases P/MRP protein subunit POP1 has translation MAAPEFDAALGGTEELPFSANSLKFATSRSIEIAAMTESILCPSKTKLIFQTLPVHMRRRVMSHNCKRLPRKLREGHLEQLKKSGLPPKQKRPSRKYRRRPGNLLDEYNRRQKRNVWLETHIWHAKRFHMVERWGHWLALAPCDKAFRMCYRATSAHCLLQDVSYLTPIQVTGPVALIKEMFSSLTSCVCGLGICAQAYVTGKREGTIHLYESNSYPFGYIGKVTFIWLPADNQNKVLWLFVHPSQIKQVESALTNMLSPTSADEHDVTIKKRKTTNKFTENIKFKVLPGIFNRFRLTGPNSHAILTHSLKCVNEHDTSEWQALLKETDDFYLKEKHDYWQEISKASSPSQLPPKTVVGLVVKDPRLSRPSHRTKAKYENTEPILAQSLLDIPNEAAKSPLWDTSVHDVIKKNRLTNGQFIAHITKTQLVPGEVNANDPALQSVPVVLVQRPGSQEPSIKKLGYGCGWDIIIPSGYSLQFWQTFIMFGARSGGLRETESLAFEMGEHHIPPDSEAGKAEEKRIELELKERYFKLPPSKRVNYAKLGVNSPFLCPWMILLKDWTSSPVDDFFIVRDRKLLEQVQNCVMNKKALPQMNKSESCLVAVYIKIKGKGTLKRHAHLCLPLPGDDKTIKTLSEPHHEDPNEKLRKEKRVTHITDMKRLRRRKIKLKKHKTTTNGIVRRKPSAQKEPSEYVKIMRELWVPSGIKTVRHSTAREIIGFISQGGFSFSEAQSCGVGFVAYNALSAFLMTGQNQVLVRNITSRKYRLGSLQVTVP, from the exons ATGGCCGCGCCAGAATTCGATGCTGCCTTGGGCGGCACGGAGGAGCTGCCCTTTTCAGCAAATAGTTTGAAATTTGCTACATCTAGAAGCATAGAAATAGCTGCAATGACTGAAAGCATTCTTTGCCCGAGCAAAACTAAGCTTATCTTTCAAACACTGCCTGTTCACATGCGCCGGCGAGTCATGAGCCACAACTGCAAGAGATTACCGAGAAAATTACGTGAAGGACATTTAGAGCAGTTAAAAAAGAGTGGTCTACCCCCTAAACAAAAGAGGCCGTCTAGAAAATATCGCAGACGGCCGGGAAATCTGTTAGATGAGTATAATCGACGGCAGAAGCGAAATGTTTGGTTAGAAACTCATATATGGCATGCTAAAAGATTCCACATGGTTGAGCGCTGGGGGCACTGGCTGGCCCTCGCGCCCTGTGACAAAGCATTCAGAATGTGTTACAGGGCCACCTCTGCTCACTGTTTACTACAAGATGTCTCATACCTTACACCAATACAAGTTACAGGACCAGTAGCGTtaataaaagaaatgttttcATCATTGACCAGTTGTGTCTGTGGACTTGGCATCTGTGCTCAAGCTTATGTAACTGGTAAAAGAGAAGGTACTATACATCTATATGAATCAAACTCTTATCCATTTGGTTACATTGGAAAAGTGACCTTTATTTGGCTCCCCGCTGATAATCAAAACAAGGTCCTGTGGCTATTTGTCCATCCATCTCAGATAAAACAAGTAGAATCAGCTTTAACAAACATGTTAAGTCCTACAAGTGCAGATGAACAtgatgtaacaataaaaaaaagaaaaaccactaataaatttacagaaaatattaaATTCAAAGTGTTACCGGGCATATTTAACAGATTCCGATTGACGGGACCCAACAGCCATGCAATATTGACTCACAGTCTCAAATGTGTAAATGAGCATGATACCTCAGAATGGCAAGCACTCCTTAAAGAAACAGATGATTTCTATTTAAAAGAAAAGCATGACTACTGGCAAGAGATCAGTAAGGCGAGCTCACCTTCTCAGTTGCCACCAAAAACAGTagtgggattagttgtcaaagaTCCACGACTAAGTCGACCTTCACACCGCACAAAGGCTAAATATGAAAACACAGAACCAATACTTGCACAATCCTTGCTTGACATACCGAATGAAGCAGCAAAATCACCCTTATGGGATACAAGTGTACATGATGTTATCAAAAAGAACAGGTTGACCAATGGGCAGTTCATAGCTCACATTACCAAGACTCAGTTGGTGCCGGGAGAGGTGAATGCGAACGATCCTGCTCTGCAAAGTGTTCCTGTTGTGCTAGTGCAGAGGCCAGGCTCACAAGAACCTAGTATTAAGAAACTTG GTTATGGTTGTGGATGGGATATAATTATACCCTCTGGCTACAGCCTGCAATTCTGGCAAACATTCATCATGTTCGGAGCAAGGTCTGGTGGTCTCCGAGAAACCGAGAGCTTAGCCTTTGAAATGGGTGAACACCACATACCTCCAGATTCCGAAGCAGGTAAAGCCGAAGAGAAAAGAATAGAACTGGAGTTAAAAGAAAGATATTTCAAACTACCTCCTAGTAAGAGAGTTAATTACGCTAAATTAGGCGTGAACAGCCCTTTCCTTTGCCCGTGGATGATCTTGTTGAAAGATTGGACGTCAAGTCCAGTGGATGACTTCTTTATTGTGCGGGATAGGAAACTTTTGGAGCAAGTACAG aATTGTGTGATGAATAAAAAAGCTCTCCCTCAAATGAACAAATCAGAGTCCTGCTTAGTGGCTgtgtacattaaaataaaaggcaAGGGTACTCTCAAAAGGCACGCCCATCTATGTCTACCACTGCCCGGAGACGACAAAACGATCAAAACGTTATCCGAACCCCACCATGAAGACCCCAACGAGAAACTAAGAAAAGAGAAACGGGTAACACACATAACTGACATGAAACGCCTGAGGAGACGGAAGATCAAACTAAAGAAGCATAAAACAACAACA aacggTATTGTTCGACGAAAACCGAGCGCCCAAAAGGAGCCGTCggaatatgtaaaaataatgaGAGAACTATGGGTGCCCTCCGGCATAAAGACCGTTCGACATTCCACAGCAAGGGAAATCATAGGATTTATATCTCAGGGAGGATTCAGTTTCTCAGAAGCCCAGAGTTGCGGTGTTGGATTCGTTGCATATAACGCTCTAAGTGCGTTTCTCATGACTGGACAAAACCAGGTTCTGGTCCGAAATATAACATCGAGGAAATATAGATTGGGTTCATTACAAGTTACAGTCCCATGA